The Helianthus annuus cultivar XRQ/B chromosome 15, HanXRQr2.0-SUNRISE, whole genome shotgun sequence genomic sequence tataaattcaacatgttgacacttttggcccctatagtttgtaattcctcacttttgtgcattttccgcttcgtatgatccatgatccatccgtttaaggttataaacattatgtagggttatcatagagtctatttatccattgttgacattttggacccttacgttccatagttttcaccgtttgtcaactttagtccctctaaagtttgttttcacataccggaaccttatgacacgtgtcaatacattattggacgaaatttttcgaggtgttacagacgTATCACCCCGGCAACCCAAAAAGTTCTCGTAGTGATCGACAAAAGCTTGATGAACATGATTGCCCTCAAAGATAACACCCCCATTGTCACGAATAACATCAATACGGCTACGATGATTTCTGTTTTTTAACGAAGAATGGAAAAAAGCCGTGTTCATATCCCCAGCCCTCAACCAGTCCACTTTGGATTTCTGTTTTAGAAAACGCTCCTCATCCAATAACGCTTCTTGGTATTCAGCACTTAAAGTAGCTTCTTCAACCCGAAGACTCTCAATATTTGGCTGTTTATCAATAGAACTCTGAATGACATCAAGTTTCTCACGGAGACTTTCCACTTTTTTATGCAAGTTACCTTGCTTAAATAACAGTGCACGAAGAGGCTTTTTCAGCAGCCGAAGACGTTTGACAACACAGAACTGGTGCACTCCATTAACTCTAGTGTCCCACACCCGCTTCACAATTTCTAAAAATTCAGGCTTAAACAACAGAAAATTTGCAAATTTAAACGACCGAGGTTTCAAAATACCAGCATCTGGGAGCTTTAAAACACAGGGGCAATGATCCGATATCCGATACGGCTGGAAAAGAGCAACAACATTCGGAAAATTAGTTATGAAGTGGGTATTACCCAACACTCTATCAATCTTTTTCAGCAAGCCAATCCCCTTATTGGGCTTCTGGCTCCATGTAAAATGGAGACCGGACCGATTAATATCGAACATTTCAATATCATCCACACACGCTTGGAATTCTTTCATACTAAGAGAAACAGATGAGGCCCCCACCGATTTATCTTCTAGGTTTAAAGCCGAGTTGAAATCACCCATTAGAAACCATGGATTATTGCCAACAAATATTTTGTGCATAGACAAATGGTGCCATAACTCCCTACGGGTCACATAATAATTAGCCGCGTAGATAACCGAACAAAAGGCTATTTTGTTATCTTTCTTGAAAAAGAGTTGTAAATGAATAACCTGATCGGTCTGAGACAGAACCATAACATCAAAAACGGCTGGATTCCAGCCTATAATAATCCTTGTACCCTTGCTACAGTGAGCCCCATTGGACGTCCAATCCCAGGATCGAAACACAGATCTGCACACATGACTCAGCCTACTAACATCAACATGCGACTCTAGAATAGCACATAAACTCAAATTATAATCCTTCACAGCCTGTCGAACCTCCGTTTGTTTcagagggcggttcaacccccttataTTCCACGAAGCAAGACTAACCATTGTTAACCGCTgaagaaggagtgcttgccccttgttTAGTTTCAGGTTTCCTAGCGTCATTGACAAGAAATTCAGCCGTCTCATTATAAACTTCCTGTACCTCTTCATCATCCGAATCATCTTTCACATCCCCTACTCCGCTTCCACTAGCTTCATGGTCATTCCTCGTATCATTTAACACGTCAAAGGGGTTATTTGAGGTAAAGCTCGATGTTGGGGTTGATTTATTAGCCCCTCCACTAGTCTTTGTCTACCACTGGTTTTTTCGAAGGCCTTTTAGAGTTAGGAACTTTAGGAGCTTTTTGAATAATGGCCGGAGCCTTCGTGACCTGCCTGATTTGCCTCGGACAATCCCCATCGTTATTCCAAAAAACCTTGCAAAAGGAGCATCGATGAGGGCTCCATTCGGACTCCACATACACCTTTTCCTTAACAAAACCATCCCCTTCCAAATCTGGGACTGCAATCACAATTTCCTCTTTGAACTCTTTGTCAGCCGAGATTTCAACCAAAGCTCTAGCAAAGCTGCTCCGACCCCAAGAATCTAAGCACATTGAGGTAGTATACGTGTCTAAAACTATAGGATTACCAATAGCCGTTGCAATCATGCTTAATCCATCCTCTGTATACGCAGCAAGAGGAACATCGTGTATTTTAACCCAAAGTTGCACAGTTTTAACTTCCTTCTTTTCCAGTTTCGAAGATGGTGACCATACATTAAGAAAAAGCGGTTGTGAACGAATGATACAAGGACCTTCTTTCATAGCATTCATCATACCAgtttcatcagcaaacttaaaaaagaaaaaaccaCTCGCATTCATCATAGACTTTTGGAGGCCAAATTTCTTCCAATTATTCCTCACAAAATACTCGACTACCGGGTAGGCAACACGATCACCAAGGAAGTATCCATATAACGTATTAGCAAGCTTATCTTTAACAACCCTAACAGATTCTTTCGGCAGAACTACATCACAACCCTCATGAGCTACCGGACTTGCAAGCGTTCTAAAATTGACCTTCCTGGAACTAGATGCCCCAATAGAATCAGCATAAGATAACGGAGGCTTACCTGATTCCCTACGAACATTCTGACTATCTTGCACACCAATCTGATTGCTCAACAAACTCTTATCGGCCGTGCTAGGGTTTACATTAGATACTCCACTAGGGTTTGCATGGGAAGCTTTCATCGCCGCCGTGTAATTCCCTCCACATGCAGAATCAACATCCAACTCCACAGGCTTAGAAATTTCGAATGAACCATCAAGGATCGAACTATTATTGGTTGAATACATACCCCGCCTGGGAAACAGATTATTTCCCTCAATATTAGTTACCCTCAGCCCAATACCACGAACCGGTGGTGACTTATCATCCGTCCCCGGAGTGACACCCTCCTTCAGCGGATTGTGACCACCACTACTACCCTCCATGCACACGTATCaccaaatcaaaacaaaaaccccAGCCGGCCAAAAACACGAAGACAGAAGAACCCTAATCCTGAAACCCTAGAGCCGAAATTCAATCCTTAACACATTAACCCGGGgtatcaatctagctaaattaaacTCAATTAACCGCGACCAATAACAACCGGATTAATAAGTCAGGATCTCCAAACAGCAACTATGGCGGCGATTGagaacacatgtgaaaataggtacgtcagcataaaaatgcctgtgagatacattggtttgtgaaaacggaattcatgacttatgtttgagaaaatgtttagtcatgaaccttgtaatttgctttgtcttgtaaatcatttgaaaaacgataagatcagatgatatgtataaataagagaacactgtatggttaaacggataaccatgtaaaatgtgtttgtataagataagtcgtttgtaaaacaatgtctcgttaaaagtgtgttatttgtataaaatgtcatatgtctcaaattgaaatgattcaaataacgctacgatatgtaataccatacaaacacttatatataggaagtaccagcggcgtatccaccatgcttgtatcatattacacacgcctcgttacttaatcacttactcaaaccaaaccatcaagatgaaatgtttaacaattgtggaaatgttatgtatagtcaaatgtctattgtcaaatgtaaatcatgtcaacggatacaactggtttacacggttcaatggttacaaacggttcatataatcgaagggttaagatggttcacatagtcaaatggttacaacggttcaaaatgtagtataatgtgttcatatgctggatgagcatatgcaacggaaatgcaatgtaaaacaatgtactaagtacgcacacaatgggcatacatagcatgtaatgtaatgtaacaccatgtactaagtacgcacacaatgggcatacatagcatgtaatgtaaagcaatgtactaagtacgcacacaatgggcatacatagcatgaaatgtattgtaaagtgatgtactaagtatgcacacaatggacatacatagcatagacacaatgaaatcatgtactatatatgtactatcgaacatagcaagtatatgatgtgaaaaccggaaagcatgaaagtaacaagtaggcacatgcgtttcaccccaaaacagtttggaaaacagtaaaagatggggttcaatgtactcacctgagattctttgtagttcttgtataataaccaaataatgctagagatcacggaatatcaaacgacacctaataggtagctatgttaatataccggacctaaatcggaaggatcggatagtatgcgggttcgtaaaccaaacgagtatggagactcgtgtaatgtggtttaacaaagcctacatactaaaatgaaacctaacctaggtgcttatgacccattacgacccgtttaggtagcttatgttaccttaacgcgtcgttcgcgtagaacgcgttggaacgcctaacatcgtggccataaggtataacctcggaaggttatagctatggtcacctaatgtgtttggtcggatcctaatgatcgaccaaatgggtcgggttcgaaagtataagcgatggtttagatcgcttaccttacgaccctatataagcactaaactaaaagtgacgagctaagcatgttagaacatgcttaactaagtttagaaaacaggtttggcatcaaaacaaacggctttgatgctcatgagtagtttggttacaaaatacgcaagaatgcgcattttggccgaaactacgactcgtcactgagcctagataacgtggtaatcattaggtatagtcactacggactataaccatcgtgatcacgctcacgttatgaagttccaacgaacttcgtgttgaccataggctggtcacgcagaaagtcaaacaaaacgttgactttcggactcgaaaagcgaataaaagaacgaaagagcacttacaaagggtccccgaaagctaatctcgatccaggagctcaggtatgaagcaaaggcctcaacttagagctttagatcagattttgtgagattttaaccaaaagggggggtatttataggaaaagtaaagccgttaggatcgtttcttgaatatcgtgccacgatcttatgcgtacacttgtcgcaaagttgtggtggctcaaaatgaccataactctacagattgtgaaagggcattgccctttggagtgtttgaaaggccaagttcaACCAAGAAAACATGTTTCTGCATCTTTAGGGGCCACGCAGCCTGCGTCAGGATATgcaccaaagccttcaaaacttattttcgccataccaaagccttcaaaacttatttctaagttatgtaagggttatttaaggtatgttaagtatatgatggcgttccggagtatttgtcgcattaaactgagtacgtttacaaaacttattgtcaagtttagtccctgtaagcgaattgacttgttttcgccataccaaagccttcaaaacttatttctaagttatgtaagggttatttaaggtatgttaagtatatgatggCATTCCGGaatatttgtcgcattaaactgagtacgtttacgcaccagtttgcgtataattctccagaaa encodes the following:
- the LOC110914522 gene encoding uncharacterized protein LOC110914522 translates to MTLGNLKLNKGQALLLQRLTMVSLASWNIRGLNRPLKQTEVRQAVKDYNLSLCAILESHVDVSRLSHVCRSVFRSWDWTSNGAHCSKGTRIIIGWNPAVFDVMVLSQTDQVIHLQLFFKKDNKIAFCSVIYAANYYVTRRELWHHLSMHKIFVGNNPWFLMGDFNSALNLEDKSVGASSVSLSMKEFQACVDDIEMFDINRSGLHFTWSQKPNKGIGLLKKIDRVLGNTHFITNFPNVVALFQPYRISDHCPCVLKLPDAGILKPRSFKFANFLLFKPEFLEIVKRVWDTRVNGVHQFCVVKRLRLLKKPLRALLFKQGNLHKKVESLREKLDVIQSSIDKQPNIESLRVEEATLSAEYQEALLDEERFLKQKSKVDWLRAGDMNTAFFHSSLKNRNHRSRIDVIRDNGGVIFEGNHVHQAFVDHYENFLGCRGDTSGYPGEILYQPNKPSERQKPPSSQV